The following coding sequences are from one Granulicella arctica window:
- a CDS encoding DUF3185 domain-containing protein → MKPATIVGILLILVGIVGFALGGFTFTHEKKDVDLGPVQIGHEQKSTVPIPPILSTIALVAGVGLVVVGARAR, encoded by the coding sequence ATGAAACCCGCAACCATTGTTGGCATTCTCCTGATCCTCGTTGGCATCGTCGGCTTTGCACTTGGCGGCTTCACCTTCACGCATGAGAAGAAAGACGTTGACCTGGGTCCTGTCCAGATCGGCCATGAACAGAAGAGCACCGTTCCCATCCCTCCCATTCTCAGCACTATCGCGCTGGTCGCCGGAGTCGGCCTGGTCGTTGTGGGAGCCAGGGCTCGCTAG
- a CDS encoding metal/formaldehyde-sensitive transcriptional repressor has translation MSHVERERTKLLNRVKRVRGQMDAIERALTSDEDCANVLMLLAAARGGINSLMGEVLEDHIRLHLLQDGHAPLTPDLGEELIDLVRAYLK, from the coding sequence ATGTCCCACGTAGAGCGGGAACGGACGAAGCTGCTGAATCGGGTGAAGCGGGTTCGTGGGCAGATGGATGCGATTGAGCGGGCGTTGACGTCCGACGAAGACTGCGCCAACGTGCTGATGTTGCTGGCGGCGGCTCGGGGAGGCATCAACAGTCTGATGGGCGAGGTGCTGGAGGACCACATTCGGCTGCATCTGCTACAGGACGGACACGCGCCGCTGACGCCCGATCTCGGAGAGGAGTTGATCGATCTGGTGCGGGCTTATCTCAAGTAG
- a CDS encoding carbohydrate porin, with protein sequence MTILTLFMKNREHNNFMMTQSCIRWGQILLLSCLFAIAAPLTAQAQTSLLPDAPSPADLNAPAPAVRNAPDTSDTVTMFPHTESSRFFMAGQANIVFQSHGPMHSPYEGTNSFLSRGEYKTSLVGTLYLGAQLLRTPEHANDFILDFESAGGRGLSEALGLAGFTNLDVVRNPNLGSKPYIARVQLHQTIGLSSKLVDTTRNPFSLATQAPERRLELHVGKMSLPDYFDANSIGTDSHLQFLNWTADNNGAWDYAADTRGYTYAAVAEYIDTCWSARYAISLMPTVPNGIDLDWALRRASGQNGEVEIRHSLLGKLVSPERKGTLRFLTYVNHAHMGLYRDAVKAYLNGTDPTPDVNKHAVFSSVKYGFGGNFEQELTPNLRAFGRFGWNEGQHESFAYTEVDQTIELGGDYSGRAWSRPNDKLGLAFITNAIGKDHQTYLKLGGLGFLLGDGNLNYAREDILESYYNAHVWRGIYYAFDLQYIDHPGYNKDRGPTLVETVRMHVDF encoded by the coding sequence ATGACGATTCTCACTCTATTCATGAAGAACCGCGAACATAACAACTTCATGATGACTCAAAGCTGCATCCGCTGGGGGCAAATCCTTCTCCTGTCGTGTCTGTTTGCGATCGCCGCGCCTCTCACGGCCCAGGCGCAGACATCACTCCTGCCAGACGCGCCCTCCCCGGCAGACCTGAATGCACCCGCGCCAGCGGTCCGCAATGCGCCCGACACCTCCGACACTGTGACGATGTTCCCGCACACCGAGAGCTCCCGCTTCTTCATGGCGGGACAGGCGAACATCGTCTTCCAGTCGCACGGCCCCATGCACTCTCCTTATGAGGGCACCAACAGCTTTCTCAGCCGCGGCGAGTACAAGACCTCGCTCGTCGGCACGCTCTACCTGGGTGCACAGCTTTTGCGCACGCCTGAGCACGCCAACGACTTCATCCTTGACTTCGAATCCGCCGGTGGACGCGGCCTCAGCGAAGCTCTCGGCCTCGCCGGGTTTACCAACCTCGACGTCGTCCGCAACCCGAACCTTGGCTCGAAGCCGTACATCGCCCGCGTCCAGCTCCACCAGACCATCGGCCTCTCCAGCAAGCTCGTCGACACCACGCGGAATCCGTTCTCGCTCGCCACGCAAGCCCCGGAGCGCCGCCTCGAGCTCCACGTGGGCAAGATGAGCCTGCCCGACTACTTCGACGCCAACTCCATCGGCACCGACAGCCACCTCCAGTTCCTCAACTGGACCGCGGACAACAACGGCGCGTGGGACTATGCCGCAGATACCCGTGGCTATACCTACGCCGCCGTCGCCGAGTACATCGACACCTGCTGGTCCGCCCGCTATGCCATCTCCCTTATGCCCACCGTTCCCAACGGCATCGACCTCGACTGGGCGCTGCGTCGCGCCAGCGGCCAGAACGGCGAGGTCGAGATCCGCCACTCCCTGCTCGGCAAGCTCGTCAGCCCCGAGCGTAAGGGAACGCTCCGCTTCCTCACCTACGTCAACCACGCTCACATGGGGCTCTACCGCGATGCGGTCAAGGCATACCTCAATGGAACCGACCCCACGCCCGACGTCAACAAGCACGCCGTCTTCAGCTCTGTGAAGTACGGCTTCGGCGGCAACTTCGAGCAGGAGCTGACGCCGAACCTCCGTGCCTTCGGCCGGTTCGGCTGGAACGAAGGCCAGCACGAGTCCTTCGCCTACACCGAGGTCGACCAGACCATCGAGCTCGGCGGCGACTACTCCGGCCGGGCCTGGTCGCGCCCCAACGACAAACTGGGCCTCGCCTTCATCACCAACGCCATCGGCAAGGACCACCAGACCTACCTGAAGCTCGGCGGACTCGGCTTTCTGCTCGGCGACGGCAACCTGAACTACGCCCGCGAGGACATCCTCGAGAGCTACTACAACGCGCACGTCTGGCGCGGCATCTACTACGCCTTCGATCTCCAGTACATCGACCACCCCGGCTATAACAAAGACCGCGGTCCCACGCTGGTCGAGACCGTCCGCATGCACGTCGACTTTTAG
- a CDS encoding response regulator transcription factor — protein sequence MAEANPTSPLIAVIEDEDHLAQGLLFNLQAEGYRTHHEADGDAALAWLLATDEKPSAILLDVMLPGKDGFAIVRALREAQRFTPVLMLTARGRTEDILEGLEAGADDYLPKPFDLNILLIRLKTLLRRMAWQNAPSEPDAAPIEPPQPAEYAFDHRTIRFDTLELVAPNRLTHLTLMEAELLRYFTEREGQIISRKEILEQVWRVHEDTDTRAIDNFIVRLRRYIEDDPANPTHLVTVRGVGYRFLPNPTP from the coding sequence ATGGCTGAAGCGAACCCAACCTCCCCGCTCATCGCTGTCATCGAAGACGAGGATCATCTCGCCCAGGGCCTGCTCTTCAACCTGCAAGCCGAAGGCTACCGCACTCACCACGAGGCCGACGGCGACGCTGCTCTAGCCTGGCTTCTCGCCACCGACGAAAAGCCCAGCGCCATCCTCCTCGACGTCATGCTCCCCGGCAAGGACGGCTTCGCCATCGTCCGTGCCCTTCGCGAAGCTCAGCGCTTCACGCCTGTCCTCATGCTCACCGCCAGAGGCCGCACCGAAGACATCCTCGAAGGTCTCGAAGCCGGAGCCGATGACTACCTTCCCAAGCCCTTCGATCTCAATATCCTGCTTATCCGCCTCAAGACGCTCCTCCGCCGCATGGCCTGGCAAAACGCGCCGTCCGAGCCCGATGCAGCTCCAATCGAGCCGCCGCAACCCGCCGAGTACGCCTTCGACCACCGCACCATCCGCTTCGACACTCTCGAGCTCGTCGCCCCCAATCGCCTCACCCATCTCACCCTGATGGAAGCGGAACTGCTCCGTTACTTTACCGAGCGCGAGGGTCAGATCATCTCCCGCAAGGAGATCCTCGAACAGGTCTGGCGCGTCCACGAAGACACCGACACCCGCGCCATCGACAACTTCATCGTCCGCCTCCGCCGCTACATCGAAGACGATCCCGCAAACCCAACCCACCTCGTCACCGTCCGTGGCGTCGGCTACCGCTTCCTGCCAAACCCAACACCGTAA
- a CDS encoding carboxylesterase/lipase family protein, with product MTWKTANCVGSALLVAMVAVCVSPARAADAKDLRVKTKQGKVEGKVDGQTRAFLGIPFAAPPVGPLRWKAPMAPAKWSGVRQATEFGNHCMQPTIYNDMVFRDPGISEDCLTLNVWTPAKDKKAKLPVMVWIYGGGFLAGSTSERRQDGANLAKNGVVVVTMNYRLGIFGFFANEELAKESGKNAAGDYGLLDQTAALAWVQKNIEAFGGDPKNVTLFGESAGSFSVSSQMASPLAKGLFARVIGESGGALYGSTGASYKSLQEVSAKNDEFAKTVLSATTLEQLRAIPAQQLLEAQMKKKESGEPMRFWPDVDGYFLPESVGAIYAAGKQNDVPMLAGWNRDEGGIDPKATVESFKAAVEKLLPDHATELLALNPVTDDASAVRAQADLAGDHFIAYSTWKWLEAQTKTGKQPVYRYRFDLAAPADPNHPGGLAAYHSSEIPYVFGDLDLLSSFGYAWRPEDFQTSATMQRYWTNFAKTGDPNGEGLPKWPVYAASSQWLVMHLGPEPMVEPDKHREQELLLDSVWAK from the coding sequence ATGACTTGGAAGACGGCGAACTGTGTGGGCTCTGCCCTTTTGGTGGCGATGGTCGCGGTGTGCGTGTCTCCGGCGCGGGCGGCGGATGCTAAAGATCTTCGGGTAAAGACGAAGCAGGGCAAGGTGGAAGGCAAGGTCGATGGGCAGACGCGAGCGTTTCTGGGGATTCCGTTTGCCGCGCCGCCGGTCGGACCGCTGCGCTGGAAGGCGCCGATGGCTCCGGCAAAGTGGAGCGGCGTGCGCCAGGCGACGGAGTTCGGCAATCACTGTATGCAGCCGACGATCTACAACGACATGGTGTTTCGCGATCCGGGGATCAGTGAGGACTGTCTGACGCTGAATGTGTGGACTCCGGCGAAGGACAAGAAGGCGAAGCTGCCGGTGATGGTGTGGATCTACGGCGGCGGATTTCTTGCGGGAAGCACGTCGGAGCGGCGTCAGGATGGGGCGAATCTGGCGAAGAACGGCGTGGTCGTCGTGACGATGAACTATCGGCTGGGCATCTTCGGGTTCTTCGCGAATGAGGAGCTGGCGAAGGAGTCGGGCAAGAACGCAGCGGGAGATTACGGCCTGCTGGATCAGACGGCGGCGCTCGCGTGGGTGCAGAAGAACATCGAGGCGTTCGGCGGCGATCCGAAGAATGTGACGCTGTTCGGCGAGAGCGCGGGATCGTTCTCGGTGAGCTCGCAGATGGCGTCGCCGCTGGCGAAGGGGCTGTTCGCGCGGGTGATCGGCGAGAGCGGCGGAGCGTTGTATGGAAGCACGGGGGCTTCATACAAATCGTTGCAGGAGGTGTCGGCGAAGAACGATGAGTTTGCAAAGACGGTGCTGTCGGCCACGACGCTCGAGCAGCTTCGTGCAATTCCGGCGCAGCAGTTGCTGGAAGCGCAGATGAAGAAGAAGGAGTCGGGCGAGCCGATGCGATTCTGGCCCGATGTAGACGGCTACTTCCTCCCGGAGAGCGTGGGAGCGATCTATGCTGCGGGCAAGCAGAACGATGTTCCAATGCTGGCTGGCTGGAATCGCGATGAAGGTGGTATCGACCCGAAGGCTACGGTGGAGAGCTTCAAGGCTGCGGTGGAGAAGCTCTTGCCGGATCATGCGACGGAGTTGCTGGCGCTGAATCCGGTGACCGACGATGCGAGTGCTGTGCGGGCGCAGGCGGATTTGGCTGGCGACCACTTTATTGCGTACTCGACATGGAAGTGGCTCGAAGCGCAGACGAAGACGGGCAAGCAGCCGGTATATCGCTATCGGTTTGATCTGGCTGCGCCTGCCGATCCGAATCATCCGGGTGGCTTGGCGGCGTATCACTCTTCGGAGATTCCGTATGTGTTTGGCGATCTCGATCTGTTGAGCAGCTTCGGCTATGCGTGGCGGCCGGAGGATTTTCAAACCAGCGCGACGATGCAGAGGTACTGGACGAACTTTGCGAAGACCGGCGATCCGAACGGCGAGGGTTTGCCGAAGTGGCCGGTGTATGCGGCGAGCTCGCAGTGGCTGGTGATGCATCTTGGGCCGGAGCCGATGGTGGAGCCGGACAAGCATCGCGAGCAGGAGCTGCTGCTGGATAGCGTCTGGGCGAAGTAG